A single region of the Bacillus cereus genome encodes:
- the thiC gene encoding phosphomethylpyrimidine synthase ThiC, with the protein MKQSVSAEQIELKSSLPGSKKVYVDGPREGMKVPMREIEQSDTNGVPNPPIRVYDTSGPYTDPAYKVELEKGLQAPRHSWILERSDVEAYEGREVKPEDDGVKVASKHTPVFPQMDRKPLKAKQGANVTQMHYARNGIITSEMEYVAIREGVEPEFVRKEIAEGRAILPANINHPEAEPMIIGRNFHVKVNANIGNSAVSSSIAEEVEKMTWATRWGADTIMDLSTGKNIHTTREWIIRNAPVPVGTVPIYQALEKVNGIAEDLTWEVYRDTLIEQAEQGVDYFTIHAGVLLRYIPITAKRTTGIVSRGGSIMAQWCLFHHKENFLYTHFEEICEIMKQYDVSFSLGDGLRPGSIADANDEAQFSELETLGELTKIAWKHDVQVMIEGPGHVPMHLIKENMEKELDICQGAPFYTLGPLTTDIAPGYDHITSAIGAAMIGWFGTAMLCYVTPKEHLGLPNKDDVREGVITYKIAAHAADLAKGHKTAHQRDDALSKARFEFRWRDQFNLSLDPERAMEYHDETLPAEGAKTAHFCSMCGPKFCSMRISHDIREYAKENDLETTEAIEKGMKEKAEEFKETGSHLYQ; encoded by the coding sequence ATGAAACAATCTGTTTCAGCTGAGCAAATTGAATTGAAATCGAGTTTACCAGGAAGTAAGAAAGTATATGTGGATGGACCACGCGAAGGTATGAAAGTGCCGATGCGTGAGATTGAACAAAGCGACACAAACGGCGTTCCGAATCCGCCGATTCGTGTGTATGATACGAGCGGTCCTTATACAGATCCTGCGTATAAAGTGGAGCTGGAAAAGGGGTTGCAGGCGCCACGCCACTCTTGGATACTGGAGCGTAGTGATGTAGAAGCATACGAAGGGCGCGAAGTGAAACCAGAGGATGACGGTGTAAAGGTGGCTTCGAAACATACACCTGTTTTCCCGCAAATGGATCGCAAACCGCTTAAAGCGAAGCAAGGTGCAAATGTTACGCAAATGCACTATGCGCGTAATGGTATCATTACGTCTGAGATGGAATATGTTGCGATTCGTGAAGGAGTAGAGCCTGAGTTTGTTCGTAAGGAAATCGCGGAAGGTCGCGCTATTTTACCAGCGAATATTAACCATCCAGAAGCAGAGCCGATGATTATCGGACGTAACTTCCACGTGAAGGTCAATGCAAATATCGGAAACTCTGCTGTATCGTCTTCTATTGCAGAAGAAGTAGAGAAGATGACGTGGGCAACGCGCTGGGGTGCAGATACGATTATGGATTTATCTACAGGTAAAAACATTCATACGACGCGTGAGTGGATTATTCGTAATGCACCTGTACCAGTTGGCACAGTGCCGATTTATCAAGCGCTTGAAAAAGTAAATGGAATTGCAGAAGATTTAACGTGGGAAGTGTATCGTGATACGTTAATTGAGCAGGCGGAGCAAGGCGTTGATTACTTTACGATTCACGCTGGCGTATTACTTCGTTACATTCCGATTACTGCAAAGCGTACGACAGGTATTGTTTCGCGTGGTGGTTCGATTATGGCGCAGTGGTGTTTATTCCATCATAAAGAAAACTTCCTATATACTCATTTTGAAGAGATTTGTGAAATTATGAAGCAGTACGATGTTTCGTTCTCTCTTGGAGATGGATTACGTCCAGGTTCGATTGCAGATGCAAATGACGAAGCACAATTCTCTGAGCTTGAAACGCTTGGTGAATTGACGAAAATTGCTTGGAAACATGATGTGCAAGTGATGATTGAAGGACCTGGGCATGTGCCGATGCATTTAATTAAAGAGAATATGGAGAAAGAACTTGATATTTGTCAGGGCGCGCCGTTCTATACACTTGGACCGTTAACGACAGATATCGCACCAGGTTATGACCATATTACATCAGCAATTGGAGCTGCGATGATTGGTTGGTTTGGAACGGCGATGCTTTGTTATGTAACGCCGAAAGAACATTTAGGATTGCCGAATAAGGATGATGTCCGCGAGGGTGTTATTACGTACAAAATTGCAGCACATGCGGCTGATCTTGCGAAAGGGCACAAAACGGCTCATCAGCGTGATGATGCACTTTCAAAAGCTCGTTTTGAATTCCGTTGGCGCGATCAATTTAATTTATCTTTAGATCCTGAACGTGCGATGGAATATCACGATGAAACATTGCCAGCAGAAGGCGCGAAAACGGCTCATTTCTGTTCTATGTGTGGACCGAAGTTTTGTAGTATGAGAATTTCACATGATATTCGTGAATATGCGAAAGAAAATGATTTAGAAACGACAGAAGCAATTGAAAAAGGAATGAAAGAGAAAGCGGAAGAATTTAAAGAAACTGGTAGTCATTTATACCAATAA